The nucleotide sequence AAGTGCTGGATTACCTCAAGGCTGAAAATGCCTGGCAAGAGACACAGCTTGAGGACCAGCAAGGCCTGCGCGAAAAGCTGTTTCAAGAGATCAAGGGCCGTATCCTGGAAACCGATCTGTCCTTGCCTTCCCCTTGGGGGCCTTACCTGTATTACACCCGCACCACCGCCGGTGACGAGTACGCCCGTCATTACCGTTGCCCGCGTCCGGTCGATGACAGCCAACAGATCGATGAAGGCGCAGAGGAATTGCTGCTGGATCCCAACGTACTGGCCAACGGCGGCTTTTTCTCGCTTGGCGCCTTCAGCATCAGCCCGGACCATCGGCGCCTGGCCTACAGCCTGGACACCAGCGGCGAAGAGATTTACACCCTGTACGTGAAGGAGTTGGCCAGCGGCAAGGTCAGCGAACTGGCGTTTGAAAACTGCGACGGCAGCATGACCTGGGCCAACGACAGCCTGACGCTGTTTTTCGGTGAGTTGGACGACACCCATCGCCCGCACAAACTGTATCGCTATCGCCTGAACGGTACGGCGTCCGAGGAAGTGTTCCATGAGCCCGACGGACGTTTCTTCATGCATTGCTACCGTTCAAGTTCCGAGCGCCAATTGCTGCTGTCCCTGGGCAGCAAGACCACCAGCGAAATATGGGCCCTGGACGCCGACCAGCCGGAGCAGGCTTTCACCTGCCTCGCGCCACGGGTGGAAGACCATGAATATGATGTCGACCACGGTAAGCTCGACGGCGCGTGGACCTGGTTTATCCGCAGCAACCGCGACGGCATCAACTACGCGCTGTACGTGACCACCGACACAGGCTGCGTACCGACACAGGACGACTGGCAGAACCTGATCTCCCACAGCGATAAAGTGATGCTCGACGGCGTCAGCCTGAACGCCAGCGCCATGACCTTGAGCCTGCGCATCGGCGGGCTACCGGTAATCGAGGTACATCCGCAGGGCCTCCCGGCTTACCGTGTGGAATTGCCTGACGCTGCCTACAGTCTCTACGTACAGAACAGCCTAGAGTTTGCGAGCGACAAGATCCGCCTGCGCTATGAAGCCTTGAACCGCCCCGCTCAGATACGCCAGTTGGAACTGGCCAGTGGCGCGCAACAGGTGCTCAAGGAAACCCCGGTACTGGGTGTCTTCAATGCCGATGACTATGTCAGCCAGCGGCTGTGGGCAACCTCCGCCGACGGCACCCAGGTGCCGATCAGCCTGGTGGTCAAACGCGACCAACTGGGTCAGGCAACGCCGCTTTACCTGTACGGCTACGGCGCCTACGGCACAAGCCTCGACCCGTGGTTTTCCCATGCGCGCCTGAGCCTGCTGGGGCGCGGCGTGGCGTTCGCGATTGCGCACGTGCGCGGTGGCGGCGAATTAGGCGAAGCCTGGTATCGCGCCGGCAAACAGGAACACAAGCAAAACACCTTCAGCGACTTCATCGCCTGCGCCGAGCACCTGATCGGCGAAGGCCTGACCACCGCCAGGCAACTGGTCATCAGCGGCGGCAGCGCCGGCGGATTGTTGATCGGTGCGGTACTCAACCAGCGCCCGGAGCTGTTTCAAGCGGCGATTGCCGAAGTACCGTTCGTCGATGTGCTCAACACCATGCTCGACCCGGACCTGCCACTGACCGTCACCGAGTACGACGAGTGGGGCAATCCACAGGAGCCCGAGGTGTATGCACGGATCAAGGCCTACGCGCCCTACGAAAACGTCAGCGCCCAGGCCTACCCGGCGACACTGGTGATCGCCAGGTACAACGACAGTCGCGTGCAGTACTGGGAAGCCGCCAAATGGGTGGCCAAGTTGCGCGCCAGCAAAACCGATAACAACCTGCTGCTGCTCAAGACCGAATTGGGTGCTGGCCACGGCGGCATGAGCGGTCGTTACCAGGGATTACGCGATGTAGCGCTCGAATATGGATTTGTATTCAAGGCGCTGGGTCTGGCTTAAACCCCTGCACCGGATGTCTTCGGCTTGCTGTCGCTTTGGTGCAGGCCAGGCAGCGGCTGGTCCTTGGGCGGCCTGGGCATTTCAATCGGCGGCAGCAACGGCACTCCGCCACCTTGCGCCTTGGGCACAGTGGGCGGCGTGACTTGCGGATATGGTGTCGGGGTTGCGGTCCCCGGCGCCCCGGTGGTGGACGCAGGCGTATTCGGCACCGGTTGCAACACTTGAGCATGCGCGACACTCAGGGTGAGCACGCCGCACGCAATGACCGCTAGAATGCTGCACTTCATCGATGGCTCCATGGCCTGACTGTAAACCAGTCGTCAGGCTACTCCCAACTGCACAAGAATGCCCTTCCCAATGAGATTTCAATGAAACGTTTTGTTCTGCTGGACACCACCCCGATTCCTGGCAACGGCGGTGCCTTGTGCCTGTTCGAATACGGCGAGGATTTTGTCATCAAGATCCAGGGCGGTGACGGTGGACAGTTGATGAACACCCGCATGCACGGTTCCGAAGACGCGCTGGCGCAGATTCCCTGTCGCAAAGTGGCGGGGCGGCCGGGTTCACGGGTGTTGATTGGCGGCCTGGGCATGGGCTTTACCCTGGCCTCGGCGCTCAAGCATCTGGGCAAGGGCGCCGAAGTGGTGGTCGCTGAACTGGTGCCTGGCGTGGTGGAGTGGAATCGCGGTCCCTTGGGCGAAAAATCCGGGCGTCCCTTGCTCGACCCACGCACCGTGATCCGCATGGAAGACGTGGCCAAGGTGCTGCAAGCCGAGCCACAAGGCTTTGATGCAATCATGCTGGACGTCGACAATGGCCCCGAAGGCCTCACGCAAAAAGCCAACAGCTGGTTGTATTCGGCGGCAGGCCTGAGCGCCTGCGCCAAGGCCCTACGGCCCAAGGGCGTACTGGCGGTCTGGTCGGCCAGCGCAGACCGACTGTTCAGCGACAAACTGCGCAAGGCCGGTTTCAAGGCCGAAGAAGTGCAGGTGTTCGCCCATGGCAACAAAGGCACCCGGCACACCATCTGGATCGCCGAGAAGCTCAAGGGCTGAAGTGACCGGCAACCACTGCCCAATTAGCCGGTGAGCAGCTAGAATCAATGCAACCCGTGATCTATCCCCTACAACAGGCGCCATGATGAGTTCGACCAACCCGCCCTCCCACACCGCCAAGCTGGACCGCATCCTCGCCGATGCCCAGCGCGACCGGGAAATGGGCTACCGCGACAAAGCCTTGAAAATGTACCCCCACGTGTGTGGTCGTTGCGCTCGCGAGTTTGCCGGCAAGCGCTTGAGCGAACTGACGGTGCATCACCGCAATCACAACCATGACGACAATCCCCAGGACGGCTCGAATTGGGAATTGCTGTGCCTGTACTGCCACGACAACGAACACTCGCGCTACACCGACCAGCAATATTTCGGCGATGGCTCAACCAGCAGCCCGACGATTGCCAAGGCCACGCACAACCCCTTTGCGGCGTTGGCCGGGTTGATGAAGAAGGAGGACTGAACGTGGAAGTGAGAAGCGGCACGAAAAAAGCCGCTCTGCTTTTCACTTGCAGCTTGAAGCTTGCCGCTATAATGCTGCCTTTTTAAGGCTTCCCCGTGGGCAATAAACGCTACAGCTGTATCGGCCTGTACAACCCCAAATCCCCCGAAAACGTCGGCTCGGTCATGCGCGCCGCCGGCTGCTATGGCGTGGCTTCGGTATTTTACACCGGTAAACGGTATGAGCGGGCCCGGGACTTTATTACCGACACCAAGAAGGTCCACCACGACATTCCGCTGATCGGCATCGATGACTTGAAAAAGATCCTGCCGCTTGGCTGTATTCCGGTCGCGGTCGAACTCGTCGACGGTGCCCGCCCGCTCCCGGAATACACGCACCCCGACCGTGCACTGTATATCTTCGGTCCGGAAGACGGCTCGCTGGACAAGGAAATTCGTGACTGGTGTGAAGACGTCGTGTACATCCCGACCACCGGCTGCATGAACCTCGCGGCAACCGTCAACGTGGTGCTCTATGACCGCCTGGCCAAGGGCAACAATACCCGTTCGGGTCCCAAGTACTGATTTTCCGGGAACATCCAGGGCTCGCCTGCAGTCAGCTGCATATCAATGGCCCTTCGTTGGAGATAGATCATGAGCGACAGCAAAACCCTGAAGCCTGTTATTCAATCCACGCCCTTCCAGACCCAACCGACGCAAAATGTCCAAGGCTGGGAGCGCATCGGCTCGCTGGCCGGCGGCGTGGTGATGATGGGTAAAGGCATTCGCCGGGGCGGCTTTTTCGGGTTGATTCAGGTGGCGATCGGCGGCGCAGCATTGGCTCGCGGCATCAGCGGCCACTGCTCGGCCAAGTCGCTGCTGGACAAAAGCCGTCAAGAAATGAATACCGTGCGGACCAAGATCGAACGCGCCGGGGAAGAGCTGAAAAACCTCAAGACCCAGGCCGAAGTAGCCGCCGAAAAAGCCACCAAGACCGTAGGCTGAAGCTCCGCCCCGACAACTGACAATTACGGTAGGAGCGAGCTGGCTCGCGAAAAACTCAAAGGCGCCGCGTTTATCCAGAATGCACGCGGTATCGTTGAGGTTTTTCGCGAGCCAGCTCGCTCCTACAGTTCGTTAATTAATCAATGGGTTGGGGCTTAGCGCAGGAGTTTGCTGTCGAGTACGTCTGACGCTTCGCCAATGACGCTCTCGGCGATCTGCAAGAACTCCTCGGTGCTGATACGTTCCAGACGCATCACTGCCTGGGTCAAGTCGTCGAGTGAACGTTTGTTGTGGGTTTTAATACGGGTTTCCCGGTCCAGCTCCTGCAGCAATATCACCGCCCGCGCCACGCCAGCGGCATCAATCTGCTCGCCGCGTAACGTCTTGACGCCCTTGCCTTCCCTGGTCAGCCAGGCCTGAATCGCTGCATAACGCTCGTCGCTGATACCCCCGGCACGGCGCAACAGTTCGATGGCGTAATACTGCGCCAGCCCTTCGCTGATCCAGTCGCTGCCTTGATGGTCATTGAAGCGGCCGATGGCTTGCACCACTTCACGAAGCAACGGACTGCTGCCGTTTTCGCTGACCAGCGGCGTGCGGCTGTTGAGGTAGATCGAGTCCCATCCGGAGAACGCCCCCCGGCGCATCGGGTCGCTGGCCCCCACCACCAGCAACTTCGCCGGGTGCCGGGGGAACGCTGCCTGCACTTGGGGCCAGACGAACGTCAGGAGCGTCAATACGTCCATGCGGCGCATGGCCTGGCCCTTGGGCGAGGCGACAGTGAGGTCGGTGGCCCCCAGGCGCGCTCGGCGGCTGCCCAGGTTACCGGCGAGCATCCAGCCAGTAGGCCTGTCGAACAGCCGCGACACATTGTCGATACGAAATTTGTTCTTGCCGATCCGCGGCCAGGAGGTCTCGACGCTTTTCCAGCCTGCGGGAAGCTCGAAAGTCAGTCGCGACACCAGCTCGATACCGTCCTGCTGATCCAGGCGAGCCGACGGCACCAGGTCGTCACCGCGAAACAGCGCCCAAGCGGGGGTGATGCGCGTTTCGTAGGTGCCGGCTTTGCGCGCCTGAGTCAAACGTACGCGGTAGGTCAGGCTGGCCTTGTCGGCGCTCGGTTGCCACAGGCCTCGACGTTCACCGTCAGCCGCTCCCGGCAAGATTTGCCACAGGCCATCGGCCTTGAAATCGCTGTAGTCGCCATCGCGGCCCAACGCGAAGTCCAGGCTGCGCACGGCCGAACCCTGGGACAGGCTCAAGCGCACTTCGGCCTGGTCACTCTGGGGCAACAGTTTGACGTGATAATCGAGGTCGACTTTCTTCGCTGACCACGCCGAGGCGCTCAACCCCAGCAACAGCAGGCTCGCCACCAGCTTGAGTGCAATCGTCATGCGCTCTCCTTCTCAGCCCGCGCGGAAAATCAGGTAATCCTCCCAATCGTCCTCGGCCACACTGCCTTCGCTGAGCATGCGCCCGGATTGGGAAATACGTTCGTGGTGAACGGCGTCGCGATCCCCGCAGACCAGGTGATGCCAGAGCGGCAAGTCCTTGCGCTCGCTGACCAATCGATAACCGCACGTGGGCGGCAGCCACTTGAACTGATCGGCCTGGCCCGGTGTGAGCTGGATGCAATCAGGCACCGAGTCTCGACGATTAGGATAGTCGGTGCACTGACAGGTCTTCAGGTCCAGCAGTTTGCAGGCGATACGCGTGTAATAGACCGCGTTGTCATCTTCGTCTTCAAGCTTTTGCAAACAGCACAGGCCGCAGCCGTCACACAGCGACTCCCATTCCTCCTGGTCGAGGTGCTCAAGGGTTTTACGTATCCAGAAAGGTTCGACTTTGGCGGCCATGGTTCTACATCAATATCGGACGGTGAGAAAGCCGTCAGTCTAGTGCCCAAGCCACGTGGGGCCAAGCGCTTGCGACTGCCGGTATGACATGCGTTGGCACCGACTCGGCCGGAACCCTCTGGCGCGGCGGTCAGTAACCGCGCTCGAAACTCACTTCGCCACGCAACGGCGCCTTGGCCTGATACGCCCGCACGTTGTCGACAAACAACGCCACCATCATGCGTGGGCAGGTCGGCGCCGAGCTGTGTCCGGTCAGCAGCAAGCCCCAGGCAGTCCAGAACGGATGGCGCTGCGGCAACGGCTCCTGCCGGCATACGTCGATCACCGCACCGGCCAGATGTCCTTCTTTAAGGGCCTCCACCAGATCAGCATCCACCACCGCCACGCCGCGCCCGACGTTGATGAACAGGCCGGTCGGCTTGAACTGCTTGAACAGTGCCGCATCGTACAAGTCATGGGTGTCCGGCGTGTTGGGCAGCAGGTTGATCACATAGTCCACCTCCGCGACCAACCGTCCCAGTTGATCCAGCCCCGCCACTTCGACAAAGGGCGACTGTTCCCGAGCTTCACTGGCGATACCGTACAGCTCGACGCCAAACGGCAGCAGAAACTGCGCCACGCTGCGGCCGATATCGCCGGTACCGACGATCAGCACCTTGCGTCCCGCCAGGCTCTGGCCCAAGCGGTTGTCCCACTTGCGCTCGACCTGGCTGACCAGCCGTGCAAGCACCTCTCGCTCGTGGCCGAGCATGTAGGTAAGCACGTACTCGGCCATCACCTGGCCATAAATGCCCACGGCACGCGTCAATCGATAATCCCGTGGCAAGCCGTCAGCCAGCAGCGGCGTAATGCCCGCCCAGGTCGATTGCAGCCATTTGGGGTGATGCCCCTGGCGCAGCAGGGTCGCCAACAGATCCGGTTGGCCCAGCCACACCGGGCAATCAGCGGCCAGACGCGACAGTTGGGCCGAGTCGCCGCTGGTCAAGACTTCGAGATCCGGCGCTGCTTCGCGCAGCAGTCGGGCATACAGCGGGTGGTCCTGTTCTGCAATCAGAACGCGCATGGTTCAAACCTTTCAAAAACAGTACGAGCGGCCGCCGGCGACAGATTCACTGCACGTCTCGGGGCCGCCGGGTCATTCGATTCCATTGATGAGCGTACACCGGCCGGTGTACTTACCGATCACATCGGGTCATTACGGCGCAGCAGCTCTTCGGGCAAGTGTTCGATGTACTCGTCCTCGGCCGGCGGCATTTGCAGGTGGTAGCCCTGCTTTTCGAGGTTTTCCAGGACCACGTCGATGTCTTCGCGCGACAGCTTGCGTTCGGGGCTCAGGACCAGGTCAAACGCGTGGTGAGGCTTGCCGAACGCGGCCAGCAGGGTTTCCGGGACTCGCTCCAGGGCATCGCTTTTCAGCACGTAGAGGTACATCTCGTTTTTTTTCAGGCTGCGATAAATGGAGCAAATACGTTTCAAGGCTGTTCTCCGGCAGTGGCCAGGCTGTCCAGCAGCGCCTGGCCCATGAGCTCGCGGCGCCAGCCACGCAGCGAGTCAGGCAATTGGTAAGGCCCCTCGGGATAGCCACTCTTGACCAGTGCTTCGAGGGTTTTCTTGCGCAGCATCAGCTCCGGGGCCATGTCCAGGCGCTCGGCGAACGCCTGGCCAAGGGCGCGCAGTTGCTTGATCAACGCAGCAGCGTCAACCGGCAGCGGCTCAGGCACGGCCGGTGGCCACTGATCCATGGGCACACTGGCGGCACGCTTGATCAGGTCCAGCAGAAACTCGCCGTCCTGGCGCACGGTACGCGGGTGCATGTCTTCGATTTTGCCCAGCGCGGCAAGATTATCCGGCTGGGATTTGGCCAGGGGCCATAACGCGTGTTCGCGCACAATACGGTTGCGCGGCAGGTCGCGGGCACGGGCCTGCTGCTCGCGCCAGGCGCACAGCTCGCGCAATACAGCGAGTTGCGCGCGTGACAGTTTCCAGGCCAGCTTGGCGTCGCGATACACCTCGTAGGGGTCGACATCCCGGCGCAGATTGGCGACCAGTTCGGCGCCATCTTCCAGGACCCAGGCGTATTTATCCTCGGACAGTTGCGGGCGCAGGCGGATATAGACTTCGGCCAGGTGCACGGCGTCTTCGGCGGCATAGCTGATTTGGGTCTCGGACAATGGCCGCTGCAGCCAGTCCGAACGGGTCTCGCCCTTGGGCAACTCGATAGCGAGTACCGCTTGCACCAGGCGTGAGTAGCCCATGGAGAAACCCAGGTTCAGGTAAGCCGCCGCCAGTTGCGTGTCGAACAACGGCACCGGCAGGCTACCCGTGAGGCGCAACAGCACTTCCAGGTCTTCGCTGCACGCATGGACCACCTTGATCACCGCCGGGTTTTCCAGCAAGGCGGCCAGGGGCTGCCAGTTATCGATGGTCAGGGGATCGATCAGATAAGCGCGTACACCGTCCCCGATCTGGATCAGCCCGGCGATGGGATAGAAGGTATCGACCCGCATGAATTCGGTGTCGAGGGCGACGAATGGCAACTGCTGCCATTCGGCGCAATGTTGGCCGAGGCTATCGTTGTCGCAGATCCAGTGAATATCGATGGCCACACGGCTCTCCCTTGAAGAATGGCGCGCAGTATATATCGCCGGAGGGACATTCGAGCACCCGCAGTACGCCAGCAATCATGAAAACTCCGACATAAGACCAGGAATTTACCTACGAATTCGACTTACCTTCTCTTACGCAGCACATAAACC is from Pseudomonas mucidolens and encodes:
- a CDS encoding S9 family peptidase, with amino-acid sequence MPPSTHVNAAPIARQATGPDPYAWLQERDSVEVLDYLKAENAWQETQLEDQQGLREKLFQEIKGRILETDLSLPSPWGPYLYYTRTTAGDEYARHYRCPRPVDDSQQIDEGAEELLLDPNVLANGGFFSLGAFSISPDHRRLAYSLDTSGEEIYTLYVKELASGKVSELAFENCDGSMTWANDSLTLFFGELDDTHRPHKLYRYRLNGTASEEVFHEPDGRFFMHCYRSSSERQLLLSLGSKTTSEIWALDADQPEQAFTCLAPRVEDHEYDVDHGKLDGAWTWFIRSNRDGINYALYVTTDTGCVPTQDDWQNLISHSDKVMLDGVSLNASAMTLSLRIGGLPVIEVHPQGLPAYRVELPDAAYSLYVQNSLEFASDKIRLRYEALNRPAQIRQLELASGAQQVLKETPVLGVFNADDYVSQRLWATSADGTQVPISLVVKRDQLGQATPLYLYGYGAYGTSLDPWFSHARLSLLGRGVAFAIAHVRGGGELGEAWYRAGKQEHKQNTFSDFIACAEHLIGEGLTTARQLVISGGSAGGLLIGAVLNQRPELFQAAIAEVPFVDVLNTMLDPDLPLTVTEYDEWGNPQEPEVYARIKAYAPYENVSAQAYPATLVIARYNDSRVQYWEAAKWVAKLRASKTDNNLLLLKTELGAGHGGMSGRYQGLRDVALEYGFVFKALGLA
- a CDS encoding spermidine synthase; protein product: MKRFVLLDTTPIPGNGGALCLFEYGEDFVIKIQGGDGGQLMNTRMHGSEDALAQIPCRKVAGRPGSRVLIGGLGMGFTLASALKHLGKGAEVVVAELVPGVVEWNRGPLGEKSGRPLLDPRTVIRMEDVAKVLQAEPQGFDAIMLDVDNGPEGLTQKANSWLYSAAGLSACAKALRPKGVLAVWSASADRLFSDKLRKAGFKAEEVQVFAHGNKGTRHTIWIAEKLKG
- a CDS encoding YajD family HNH nuclease, coding for MSSTNPPSHTAKLDRILADAQRDREMGYRDKALKMYPHVCGRCAREFAGKRLSELTVHHRNHNHDDNPQDGSNWELLCLYCHDNEHSRYTDQQYFGDGSTSSPTIAKATHNPFAALAGLMKKED
- a CDS encoding RNA methyltransferase — its product is MGNKRYSCIGLYNPKSPENVGSVMRAAGCYGVASVFYTGKRYERARDFITDTKKVHHDIPLIGIDDLKKILPLGCIPVAVELVDGARPLPEYTHPDRALYIFGPEDGSLDKEIRDWCEDVVYIPTTGCMNLAATVNVVLYDRLAKGNNTRSGPKY
- a CDS encoding DUF2892 domain-containing protein → MSDSKTLKPVIQSTPFQTQPTQNVQGWERIGSLAGGVVMMGKGIRRGGFFGLIQVAIGGAALARGISGHCSAKSLLDKSRQEMNTVRTKIERAGEELKNLKTQAEVAAEKATKTVG
- a CDS encoding YcgN family cysteine cluster protein, which encodes MAAKVEPFWIRKTLEHLDQEEWESLCDGCGLCCLQKLEDEDDNAVYYTRIACKLLDLKTCQCTDYPNRRDSVPDCIQLTPGQADQFKWLPPTCGYRLVSERKDLPLWHHLVCGDRDAVHHERISQSGRMLSEGSVAEDDWEDYLIFRAG
- a CDS encoding D-2-hydroxyacid dehydrogenase yields the protein MRVLIAEQDHPLYARLLREAAPDLEVLTSGDSAQLSRLAADCPVWLGQPDLLATLLRQGHHPKWLQSTWAGITPLLADGLPRDYRLTRAVGIYGQVMAEYVLTYMLGHEREVLARLVSQVERKWDNRLGQSLAGRKVLIVGTGDIGRSVAQFLLPFGVELYGIASEAREQSPFVEVAGLDQLGRLVAEVDYVINLLPNTPDTHDLYDAALFKQFKPTGLFINVGRGVAVVDADLVEALKEGHLAGAVIDVCRQEPLPQRHPFWTAWGLLLTGHSSAPTCPRMMVALFVDNVRAYQAKAPLRGEVSFERGY
- a CDS encoding YcgL domain-containing protein codes for the protein MKRICSIYRSLKKNEMYLYVLKSDALERVPETLLAAFGKPHHAFDLVLSPERKLSREDIDVVLENLEKQGYHLQMPPAEDEYIEHLPEELLRRNDPM
- the rnd gene encoding ribonuclease D — translated: MAIDIHWICDNDSLGQHCAEWQQLPFVALDTEFMRVDTFYPIAGLIQIGDGVRAYLIDPLTIDNWQPLAALLENPAVIKVVHACSEDLEVLLRLTGSLPVPLFDTQLAAAYLNLGFSMGYSRLVQAVLAIELPKGETRSDWLQRPLSETQISYAAEDAVHLAEVYIRLRPQLSEDKYAWVLEDGAELVANLRRDVDPYEVYRDAKLAWKLSRAQLAVLRELCAWREQQARARDLPRNRIVREHALWPLAKSQPDNLAALGKIEDMHPRTVRQDGEFLLDLIKRAASVPMDQWPPAVPEPLPVDAAALIKQLRALGQAFAERLDMAPELMLRKKTLEALVKSGYPEGPYQLPDSLRGWRRELMGQALLDSLATAGEQP